The genomic window CGCTCGTTGTGGACGCCGGCCCGCGACCAGGCCTCCGCGGGGAGGGCCCGGAGGATGTCCCCCATCTGCCGCCGCATCGCCTCCATGAGAGACAGCTCCGGCTCGAGCGCCCGGTCGTGGTAGCGCATGGCGGCCGCGAACCGGGTCTCGTCGTAGCCGATCAGCAGCGGCAGGTGCTCGGCGATCACCCGCTTCATGCGGTGGCACCACACCTGGTCGCTGTCCGTGAGATGGCAGACCACCTCCAGCGTGCTCCACCGGCCCTCCACCGGCCTGGCCTCGAGCTGCTCGCGGCTCATGTCGGCGACGAGCCGGCGGACCTGGGCGGGGCCCGAGAGGAACGCTTCGATCTGCGGTGCGTGCGGCGACATGGCGGATCTCCTGGGGAGCGGCGGCCGGAATGGGGGTTCGAGCGGG from Aquisphaera giovannonii includes these protein-coding regions:
- a CDS encoding DinB family protein, coding for MSPHAPQIEAFLSGPAQVRRLVADMSREQLEARPVEGRWSTLEVVCHLTDSDQVWCHRMKRVIAEHLPLLIGYDETRFAAAMRYHDRALEPELSLMEAMRRQMGDILRALPAEAWSRAGVHNERGLVTLEEMVRIETEHVAHHIRFLVEKRKALGLPAEPA